From Camelus dromedarius isolate mCamDro1 chromosome 23, mCamDro1.pat, whole genome shotgun sequence, a single genomic window includes:
- the LOC105103164 gene encoding histone H2B type 2-E, with the protein MPEPAKSAPAPKKGSKKAVTKAQKKDGKKRKRSRKESYSIYVYKVLKQVHPDTGISSKAMGIMNSFVNDIFERIAGEASRLAHYNKRSTITSREIQTAVRLLLPGELAKHAVSEGTKAVTKYTSSK; encoded by the coding sequence ATGCCGGAGCCGGCAAAATCCGCCCCCGCGCCCAAGAAGGGCTCGAAGAAAGCCGTCACTAAAGCCCAGAAGAAGGACGGCAAGAAGCGCAAGCGCAGTCGCAAGGAGAGCTACTCCATCTACGTGTACAAGGTGCTGAAACAGGTGCACCCAGACACTGGTATCTCGTCCAAGGCCATGGGCATCATGAACTCGTTCGTCAACGACATCTTCGAGCGCATCGCGGGCGAAGCGTCCCGCCTGGCGCACTACAACAAGCGCTCGACCATCACGTCCCGGGAGATCCAGACGGCCGTGCGCCTGCTGCTGCCCGGCGAGCTGGCCAAGCACGCCGTGTCCGAGGGCACCAAGGCCGTCACCAAGTACACCAGCTCCAAGTGA
- the LOC105103165 gene encoding histone H2A type 2-C, whose amino-acid sequence MSGRGKQGGKARAKAKSRSSRAGLQFPVGRVHRLLRKGNYAERVGAGAPVYMAAVLEYLTAEILELAGNAARDNKKTRIIPRHLQLAIRNDEELNKLLGKVTIAQGGVLPNIQAVLLPKKTESHKAKSK is encoded by the coding sequence atGTCAGGTCGTGGAAAACAAGGAGGCAAGGCTCGCGCTAAGGCCAAGTCCCGCTCCTCTCGTGCGGGCTTGCAGTTCCCGGTGGGGCGAGTGCACCGCCTGCTGCGCAAAGGCAATTACGCGGAGCGGGTGGGGGCCGGCGCCCCAGTCTACATGGCGGCAGTTCTGGAGTACCTGACGGCGGAAATCCTGGAACTGGCGGGTAACGCGGCGCGAGACAACAAGAAGACGCGCATCATTCCTCGTCACCTACAGCTGGCCATCCGCAATGACGAGGAGCTGAACAAGCTGTTGGGTAAAGTCACCATCGCCCAGGGTGGCGTTCTGCCCAACATTCAGGCCGTTTTGTTaccaaagaaaactgaaagccaCAAAGCTAAAAGCAAATAA
- the LOC105103166 gene encoding histone H2A type 2-B: MSGRGKQGGKARAKAKSRSSRAGLQFPVGRVHRLLRKGNYAERVGAGAPVYLAAVLEYLTAEILELAGNAARDNKKTRIIPRHLQLAVRNDEELNKLLGGVTIAQGGVLPNIQAVLLPKKTESHKPGKNK; the protein is encoded by the coding sequence ATGTCAGGACGCGGAAAGCAGGGGGGCAAAGCTCGCGCCAAGGCCAAGTCGCGCTCATCCCGCGCTGGCCTTCAGTTCCCGGTGGGGAGAGTGCACCGCCTGCTGCGCAAAGGCAACTATGCCGAGCGGGTGGGGGCCGGCGCGCCTGTGTACCTGGCGGCCGTGCTCGAGTACCTGACcgcagaaattctggagctggcGGGCAACGCAGCTCGAGACAACAAGAAGACGCGCATCATTCCTCGCCATTTGCAGCTAGCCGTAAGAAATGACGAAGAGCTCAACAAGTTACTTGGAGGTGTCACTATTGCCCAGGGCGGCGTCCTGCCCAATATCCAGGCAGTCTTGTTGCCCAAGAAAACGGAGAGTCACAAACCTGGCAAGAATAAGTAA
- the BOLA1 gene encoding bolA-like protein 1: MLSGQLVGRFFSMAGRVCLSRSSAGSETVGPVEAAIRAKLEQALNPEVLELRNESGGHAVPPGSETHFRVAVVSSRFEGLSPLQRHRLVHAALSEELAGPVHALAIQAWTPAQWRENPQLDTSPPCLGGSKKTRGTP, encoded by the coding sequence ATGCTGAGTGGGCAGCTGGTCGGACGCTTCTTCTCCATGGCCGGCCGCGTCTGTCTGTCCCGGAGCAGCGCGGGATCGGAGACCGTCGGTCCCGTTGAGGCCGCCATTCGCGCGAAGTTGGAGCAGGCCTTGAACCCCGAGGTGCTGGAGCTGCGTAACGAGAGCGGCGGCCACGCGGTCCCACCAGGCAGTGAGACCCATTTCCGCGTGGCAGTGGTGAGCTCGCGCTTTGAGGGACTGAGTCCCCTCCAAAGGCATCGGCTGGTCCACGCGGCGCTGTCGGAAGAGCTGGCTGGGCCAGTCCACGCGCTGGCCATACAAGCGTGGACCCCTGCCCAGTGGAGGGAGAACCCTCAACTGGACACGAGCCCCCCCTGCCTGGGCGGGAGCAAGAAAACTCGAGGAACTCCTTGA